A single Cyclopterus lumpus isolate fCycLum1 chromosome 3, fCycLum1.pri, whole genome shotgun sequence DNA region contains:
- the spata17 gene encoding spermatogenesis-associated protein 17 yields MAELQKIKNEVEELKKEYFCRSRQAEENRQRENQAATRIQSWVRACKVHAYLSHLHKKAIIIQKIWRGFTARARFRQMVKAAYFIMKMNFYEEMAVRIQRRWRGFFVRKYVHNFYARKSYLKGLSRKNELVRMELDELQELQKRERDCLERVKEQTAKVYQAHRLHHLLSTEQCPGVFNSPFRPAPHEMELLLRQVKYQAPTRLSRGVRACPAGMPAPTAPSFHGTLPPPWIETTGTYCSSRPILPPIAIKKQQVLFREPGEVWEQRVHCPDLTLRLRTSYTHLEEAQNQLRQRDSKGIPTGTLGTGSMLHHLSQSRNSSTQPANSKSFR; encoded by the exons ATGGCGGagctgcagaaaataaaaaatgaagttGAGGAGttaaaaaaggaatatttcTGCAGAAGCAG GCAAGCTGAGGAGaacagacaaagagaaaacCAGGCCGCCACCCGGATTCAGAGCTGGGTTCGAGCCTGCAAGGTGCATGCTTACCTCAG ccatcTGCACAAGAAGGCAATTATTATACAGAAGATATGGCGGGGCTTCACAGCAAGGGCACGTTTCAGACAAATGGTGAAG GCGGCATATTTTATCATGAAGATGAATTTCTATGAGGAGATGGCGGTCAGG ATCCAGCGGAGATGGAGAGGATTCTTTGTAAGGAAGTATGTTCATAACTTCTACGCACGCAAAAGCTATCTGAAAGGACTTTCCAGGAAAAATGAACTTGTcag GATGGAACTAGATGAACTTCAGGAACtccagaagagagagagagactgtctgGAGAGGGTGAAAGAGCAGACAGCCAAGGTCTACCAGGCTCACCGGTTACATCACCTCCTCAGCACGGAGCAG TGCCCTGGGGTCTTCAACTCTCCATTTAGGCCCGCCCCCCATGAGATGGAACTCCTGCTGAGGCAGGTCAAGTACCAGGCCCCCACCAGGCTGTCCCGCGGGGTCAGGGCTTGTCCCGCGGGCATGCCTGCCCCAACAGCCCCGAGTTTCCATGGGACTCTTCCACCCCCATGGATTGAAACCACTGGAACCTACTGCTCCTCCAGACCTATTCTGCCCCCCATTGCCATCAAGAAACAGCAG GTTCTGTTCAGAGAGCCAGGGGAAGTATGGGAGCAGCGTGTGCATTGTCCTGACCTGACGTTGCGTCTACGGACCTcctacacacacctggaggaggCCCAGAATCAGCTTCGACAGCGCGACTCCAAAGGAATCCCCACTGGCACATT aggaacaggaagtatgCTCCACCATCTGAGCCAAAGCAGAAACTCCTCTACTCAGCCAGCCAACTCCAAGAGCTTCAGATAG